The sequence GTTCGATCCCGGTGGAGGCAAGGCGATCACGCACTGCCGTAGCCATCGCAACAGCTCCCGGGGTGTCACCATGAACACACACCGAATCTGCCTTAATCGGTACCTTGGTGCCGTCGATAGCCGTTACCGATCCCTGAGTCACCAGCGTCACAACGCGCTCAGCGACCTCGCCCGGATCATGCAACACTGACCCCTCCTGGCGACGTGATACCAAGGTGCCATCGGGGTTGTAAGCCCGATCGGCGAACACCTCCCTCAGCGTCCGGACGCCCTGCTGCTCAGCGAGGTCAAGGACAAGAGCTCCCGGCAAGCCTAAAATGGCCATATCGGCACCCGTGGCGGAGTTTTCAGCGTCAATCGCCTCGACGACTGCCTTGGC comes from Devosia chinhatensis and encodes:
- a CDS encoding LamB/YcsF family protein, which codes for VSYRDLAGFGRNFIDVDPGRLRDEVIYQLSALRGIAAVHGASVRYVKPHGALYNTIVHHQAQAKAVVEAIDAENSATGADMAILGLPGALVLDLAEQQGVRTLREVFADRAYNPDGTLVSRRQEGSVLHDPGEVAERVVTLVTQGSVTAIDGTKVPIKADSVCVHGDTPGAVAMATAVRDRLASTGIE